The window TGGAGGAAAAGGGGCTGGTTTTTCGTCCGAAGTGTTATCTTTCGGACGAATGGGGTTGTCCTGATGGTATCCCGATCGTTGGAATTCCCTTTTACCTTGCGGACAAGAAATTGAGCCGGATCGAAGAAGAATATACGGATAACCTCGAGAATGAAGAGGAAATCATCATGTATCTTCGTCACGAAGCCGGGCATGCCTTCAATTACGCTTATGAGCTTTACAAAACTGATGAATGGCACACGATTTTTGGACCGTACAGCCGGCCGTACATTGAGGATTACAAGCCGAATCCCTTGAGCAAAAAGTACGTCAAATACAGCAAGGGGTGGTATGCGCAAAAGCATCCGGATGAGGATTTTGCGGAGACTTTTGCGGTCTGGCTAACTCCTGGCCTGGACTGGAAGAAGCAATATGAGGGCTGGGATGCTCTCAAGAAACTCGAATATGTGGAACGGATAGCAAAAGAAATAGGTCAGCAACAACCTCGGGTGGCTGAACTCATGGAAGATCGTGAAGCTCATCCGGTATCTGATCTTAAATTCACGATTCTTGAATTTTATGAGCGGCATCACAGCCGCGAATATCCGAAAATCGTTTCCCAGTTAGGAGCTTATTTGGATGGGGATTTGCGCGAGATATTCGAAACAAAAAAGGAAGATCATTTTCGTCCGGCAGGTGAATTCATCATGAATCACCGTATGATTTTGCAGAATCTCGTACACTACTGGACAGGAACCTCCGTTAATTTGATTCGAGGACTGATCCGGTATTTAGCGGAACGCGCTCAGATCACCGGCATCTTTATCAATCCTGCAAAAGAACAGACCTACTTACTGGAGTTAGAAGCTTTTCTACTGACTCTCACAATGAATTACCGGTACACGGACCGGTTTGTGGAAATCTAAAACATCTCCTTATCTTTTTCTTTTATCTCCCGATCTCCTTAAAAATTCTTCAGCGATTCTTTGATGATCGCTGTCCTGAAAGCATAATAACTGCGCTTCTCTTTCTTGATTGAGCGCTTCGTTAAGATTCGTTGATGGATTCTTCACAAGTTTCTTGATGAGTTGTCTTGCCAGTTTTGGTTTGGCAGATAATTCTCCGAGAAACTTCAGTGTTGAAGCGAGGATCTCATTTGCAGGACACACACGATGAAGGAGTCCTATTTCACATGCCCTTTCTGCTGAGATTGCTTCTCCTGTCAACAGCATTTCCAGCGCTCTGCCGGTTCCAATTAACCGGGACAAATAAAAGGATCCGCCGCCGTCAGGAACAAGTCCCATGGAAACGTATGCTTCGCCCAATTTGATTTTTTCCGCTGCGATGCGAAAGTCGCAGGCCAACGCAAGATCGAGTCCGGCGCCGGTTGCAAAACCATTTAAACAGGCAACCGTAATTTTAGAACAGTCATAGAGTTGTGAAATCAAGCGTTGAAAATGATCTAAAAGATGAGGCAATTGCTCCCGATTTTCAAGTTCGGTAAAATCCGCCCCGAAACAAAAGGCGCGTCCCGCGCCGGTGAGGATCAGGAACTCATCGGTCGAGTCTTCAAATTGCTGTAATGCATGAAGCAACTCTTGAATCGTTGTCTGGTTGAGTGCATTGAATTGCCTTGGCCGGTTTAGCAGGACTTGTAAAACCTGGTCTGCAGGTTTTGTCAGTTCCAGGTTCTGGTAGCTCAAGTCAAAGCTCGATTGCGACGTTCCAGGATGCGTTTCACTCCATTTTCAATGGCAGTGGCCCGCTTCATTTCCAGGAACAAATTGATCATCGATCGCTCTTCGTTGATCAAAAAATCCAGCGCTGTCTGATAATCCTGAACGAGGTTCCCCTGGATATTCGCAAGCAACACCGGTTCAGCGAACTCACCGAACTCATTCATAGATACGCCCTCAAACACCAACGGAAATTTCACAGAAGCTTTCTTGAATGCTTTCGAAAGAAAAGTGTTGGTTACATTTGCCTGCTCAAGAGTGACCATTTCAAAAATGTAGCGATGGAGTTCATTAAACTCTTTTAGCTGAGGTTGAATTTCCGTTTCCCATGCCTGGAGAGCAGGAGATTCTTCCTTCACAACGCGTTCGACGGCCTTTTCTGTTTCCGTTAGCTCCGACAAATCTGAAAAGGAAAGTTCCGAAAAAGGAACAGGCTCCAGTAGAAGTTCTTCGAGGTCATCGGATGGAAGCGTACCTGCTTGAGCTTTCTCAGTAGCCTGTGAGGCACCTTCAGCCGTAGAGAGGGACTCTTTAACGTGTGGCGCCGGCTCTTGAACAGCAGGGAGCTGTTCTTCCGCGGGAGGCGCTTGTTCTTTTGCAGGCGGTGCTTGTCTCTCGATGGGTGGCTCTTCTTCTTTTGCGGCGGCGGGCGCCGGTTCTTCAATCTCAACTTCTACTTCAAAAGGAAGTATTTGCTCTCCTTCTGCGGGCTGCTCCCGCATTTCCATTTTCAAAGTGGGTCCTTCGGGGACCACCGGCATTTCA is drawn from bacterium and contains these coding sequences:
- a CDS encoding enoyl-CoA hydratase/isomerase family protein — its product is MSYQNLELTKPADQVLQVLLNRPRQFNALNQTTIQELLHALQQFEDSTDEFLILTGAGRAFCFGADFTELENREQLPHLLDHFQRLISQLYDCSKITVACLNGFATGAGLDLALACDFRIAAEKIKLGEAYVSMGLVPDGGGSFYLSRLIGTGRALEMLLTGEAISAERACEIGLLHRVCPANEILASTLKFLGELSAKPKLARQLIKKLVKNPSTNLNEALNQEREAQLLCFQDSDHQRIAEEFLRRSGDKRKR